The sequence below is a genomic window from Ottowia sp. SB7-C50.
GCCGGTAGGTGGCCAGGCCCTTCAGGCCCGCCGTCCACGCCTGGCGGTACAGGTCCTTGAAGTCCTCGTACGGATAGTCCTCGGGAATGTTGACGGTCTTGCTGATGCTGGTGTCCACGAAGGGCTGCACGGCCTGCATCATGGCGACGTGTTCCTGCGCCGTCATCTCCAGCGCGTTGACGAAGTATTCGGGCAGCTTGCCCGCGTCATCCGGCGTTACCGTGCTATCGATCAAGGAGCGGTACAGGCGGAAGGCGTGGTCCTCGACGGTGTAGCTGCTCTTGCTGCCGTCGGCTTCGCGCTTGTTGCGCTTGTAGCCCCAGCTGAAGGCCGGCTCAATGCCGTTGGAGGCGTTGTCGGCAAAGGCCAGGCTGACGGTGCCGGTGGGCGCAATCGACAGCAGGTGGCTGTTGCGGATGCCGTGCTGGCGAATGGCGGCCTGCAGGTCGTCCGGCAGACGGCTGGCAAAGGTGCCGGGCGCCAGGTAGCCGTCGGCGTTGAACTTGGGGAAAGCGCCCTTTTCCTTGGCCAGCTCGACCGATGCGCGGTAAGCGGCGTCGCGCATGCGGCGGGCGATCTGCGTCGCCATGTCGCGGCCTTCGGCGCGGTCGTAGCGCAGCTTCAGCATCGTCAGCGTGTTGCCCAGCCCCGTGAAGCCGACGCCAATGCGGCGCTTGGCCGCGCTTTCGGCGCGCTGCTGCTCCAGCGGCCAGAAGGTGACGTCCAGCACGTTGTCGAGCGCGCGCACCTGCGTGGCCACCACCTGCTCGAAGCGCTCGAAGTCGAACGCCGGTTCGCCGCCCGCGCCGAACGGGTTCTGCACGAAGTTCGTCAGGATGATGGGGCCCAGGTCGCAGCAGCCGTAGGGCGGCAACGGCTGTTCGCCGCATTGCCCCGTCACCAGCCCATTGAAAATCACCGCGTTGCCATCCGGCTGGGTCGTGTCAAACACCGCTTCGCGCCCGATGGCAACGATCTCGGCAATGCGGCTCACTGCGCGCTGGGTCTTGTAAAGGACTTTGTCAGCAACCCAGGCCTGGTACTTCGCAGTCTTGTGTGGCAGCAGAAAACCCACTTCCTGCATGAAGCGCTCGCGCGATTGCCCGTCGATGATCAGTTCGTATTGCGCCTGACACGGGTAGTCGCTGTGGCCGCCTTTGCCATCGGGCATGGACTTGATCTGAGCACGCCGACGCAAACGCAAACGGGCATGTATACCCAAGTTCGCCAAGACCACCTGCACGTCTTTGAGCAGCGCCGGATAGCTTGAACTCAGCCTGATTGAGCAGCTTTGGCTGTTGCCAGACACATTCACAGTGCCGTCTGTCTGAAACAGTGCGCGCAGATAGCCTTTGACGCAGGCTTCGTTGCCCTGCCATACGACCTCGGGCACGCGCAGCTTGGTTTCTCGCGTGAAGCCCAAAGCCGCGAGCGCGCGTGCCAGCAGCACCGAACGGATAAACACGTGTTGGCGCTCGACCACAGCCACAGGCGCGGCCCGGTATTGCCGCGGCCTCGCTGACAAGCCGGCAATCAAGCCATTGACGATGCCGGTGACGCGTTCAGCCAGCACACGTTCCTCGTTCCAGAGGTTGATGCAGGCAGCTTCCTGACCCTTGCCACGATGGGTGAAATGTCCGTCGCCAGTGATCAAGCCGAGCAGCAGACCCAGTTCCTCGCTGCCTTGCTGACCAAACTGCCCCTTGCCCGATTGCACCCACAGTTCATCGCCCACTTGCAAGTCGGACAGCTTGATCTTGCCGCGCGCGGTGTAGAAATCGTGCCAGGCGGTGGCCTTGATTTCGTATCCATCTTCGGTGGTGACCCTAAACACCTCCGCGTCGCGACTGGTCATGAAGGCCGGTTTCGCGGGTCGAGTCGTCATGCCAGGCGCCGGCTCGGCCAGCGAGCGTCCATCCACAGTCACCTGCAAATTGGCACCGCTTTCGTACAGATCGCCGATACGAACCAGCCCATGTTGCGTCGCCAGGCGCGTATCGGCGGTCACGCACGGGTTGGTCGCCTCGATCTTCTCGCAGTAGTTCAGGTTGTTGTCGCGCCCGATCTGGTCGAGGAACAGGATGCCCGGCTCGGCGAAGTCGTAGGTGGACTTCATGATGGTGTCCCACAGCTCGCGCGCGGGCAGCTTGCGGTACACCCACAGGCCGTCGGCGCGCTGGTAGCCGCCCTTGTCCAGCACTTTCTGGCCGGGCTTGGCCTTGTGCACCAGTTCCCAGTCGGCGCCTTCGGCCACGGCTTTCATGAAGGCGTCGCTGACGCCGACCGAAACGTTGAAGTTGTTCCAGCGCCCGGGCGTGCGCTTGGCGGTGATGAATTCGATGACGTCCGGGTGGTCGATGCGCAGCACGCCCATCTGCGCGCCGCGCCGCGCGCCGGCGCTTTCGACCGTGGAGCAGCTCTGGTCGAACACGTTCATGTAGCTGCACGGGCCGCTGGCGATGCTGTGCGTGCCCTTCACATCGGCACCCTTGGGGCGGATGCGCGAGAAGTCGTAGCCGACGCCGCCGCCGCGCCGCATGGTTTCGGCCGATTCGCGCAGGGCTTCGTAGATGCCGGGGTAGCCGTCGGCGTCCACGCCCTGGATGGCGTCGCCCACCGGCTGCACGAAGCAGTTGATGAGCGTGGCCTGGATGTCGGTGCCGGCCGCGCTCATGATGCGGCCGGCGCCAATGGCGCCCGCCCACAGGTTGGACAGGAACTTTTGTTCCCATTCGGCGCGCAGTTCGGGCTTTTCGACGCTGGCCAGGGCGCGCGCCACGCGGCCGTAGAGCTGCTCTAGGCTCGTTTCGCCGGGCTTGAAGTACTTTTCGGCCAGCACGTCGCGGCTGATGGGCTGGACATCGGCCGCTTGGGGCGCGGCCGGCAGGGAATCTCGTTTCATGGGGGGTCACTCCGCAGTCGACGCTGCCGGGGATGCGCACGCACGCGGCAGCCAATGCGCCATTCTTGCATCGTGCGGGCCTGAAAAGCCGATGGGCGTTTGTGATAGGGACACTCGATTGCTATCTCAACAATAGCTACCATTGCTTGCCAGACAAGCGCCAGAGGTCATTTTGTTGACCCTAAAAATGCGGGTTGCGCGATTCCGGCAAAACCCTTGGTTCCGCCTGACCCATCGCCCCCGATCCCCTGGCCGGCCCACCGCACGCGTCAGCACTCGGTAAACGCCACCGCCAGCCCGCCGCGCGAGGTTTCCTTGTACTTGTCCAGCATGTCGTGCCCGGTGTCGCGCAGCGTGCGAATGGCCGCGTCCAGGCTGACCTTGTGCGTGCCGTCGCCCGCCAGCGCCAGTTGCGCGGCGTTGATGGCCTTCACGGCGGCCATGGCATTGCGCTCGATGCAGGGCACCTGCACCAGGCCGCCGATGGGGTCGCAGGTCAGGCCCAGGTTGTGTTCGAGGCCGATTTCGGCGGCGTTCTCGACCTGCTCGGGCGTGCCGCCCAGCACCTGCGCCAGCCCCGCCGCCGCCATGGCGCAGGCCGACCCGACCTCGCCCTGGCAACCCACCTCCGCGCCCGAAATCGACGCATTGCGCTTGAGCAGCACGCCAATCGCGGTGGCCGCCAGCAGGAAGTCGACCACGTCGTCGTCGTGCGCCCCGCGCTGAAAGTCCATGAAGTAATGCAGCACCGCCGGCACGATGCCGGCCGCGCCGTTGGTGGGCGCGGTGACCACGCGGCCGCCGGCGGCGTTTTCCTCGTTCACCGCCAGCGCGTACAGATTGACCCAGTCCATGGCGGCAAAGGTCTGCGTGATGAGGTTGGGGCGGGCGTCGCGCGCGTTGAGCTTGCGGTGCATGGCGGGCGCGCGACGGGCCACCTGCAGGCCGCCCGGCAGCACGCCTTCTTGCGTCAGCCCGCGCGCCACGCAGGCCTTCATGGCCTGCCAGATGGCCAGCAGGGCGGTGCGCGTGTCAGCGTCGGAGCGCCAGGCGCGCTCGTTGCGGCGCACCAGATCGGCCACGCGCAGCCCGTGCTGGCGGCACAGCGCCAGCAGTTGCTCGCCCGATTCGTAGCCGAATTCGACCGCCACAGGCGCGCCGCCCGCCTGCCCCGCCGCAGCCTGCGCCTCGTCGACGATGAAACCGCCGCCGACCGAGTAGTAGGTGTTTTCGGCCAGCACGCCCGCGTCGCCGTGCAGCGTCAGGCGCAGCGCATTGGGGTGCCACGGCAGGTTGGCGGGCACGAACTGCAGGTCGCGCTGCCACTCAAACGGCACTGCGTGCGCGCCGGCCAGCGGCAGACGCGCATCGATCTGCACCGCATCGACGGCCTGGGCCATCGCGTCGGGGTCGACGCTATCGGGCGCCATGCCCATCAGCCCGGCGATCACGGCCCGGTCGGTGCCGTGGCCGATGCCCGTGGCCGCCAGCGAGCCGTACAGCCGTATCTGCACGCGCTGCGCCGCAGACAGCAGCCCGGCCTGCGCGGCGGCCTGCACGAACGCCCCGCCCGCGCGCATCGGCCCCACGGTATGCGAACTGGAGGGGCCGATGCCGATCTTGAACAAATCGAGCGCGCTGACGGTCATGGCAAGGGTATGGGCGAGGGTGTTGCCACAGTCTACGCGGCACGCGACAAGGCTGCCGCAAGCCTGCCGCGTAAAATGGCGCCTTCACCCCGAACCGTTTCAACAGCCTCTGGACAGATACCATGAACCGCTGCTCGAAATCCCCATTTGCTTCTTTTTTAATGGCGTCTTGCGCTTTTCTGGCGCCGGCTGCGGCGCTATTTCCGCTGCAGGCGCAGGCGCAGCGCCTGTTTCCGCAGAAGGTTGAGCGAGGCAGCATCACCTTCACCGGCACGCACGACGTGGTGCTGAACGACAAGCGTGAACGCCTGGCGCCGGGGGCCATCGTGCGCACCGAGCGCAACACCATCGCGCTGACCGGCTCGCTGCGCGGCAAGACCTTCACCGCCAATTACCTGCGCGACCCGGCCCATCTGGTGCGCGAAGTCTGGCTGCTGACGCCTGCCGAGGCCGAGCGGCCGCTGCGCCCGCGCCTGGGCGTCACGGCCACGCCCGACACGCCGGCCGATCCGCTGATCTACCGCAACTGAAAGCCGCCTGGGCGCCGCCCGGCCCGCCGCGCGGGCGTGGGCCTCCTTTCACTCTTTCCCCCCGGAGACACGCCATGTCCCGCAAAGTTTTCATCAAGACCTTTGGCTGCCAGATGAACGAGTACGACTCGGACAAGATGGCCGACGTGCTGGGCGCCGCCCAGGGCTACGAGCCGACCGACGACCCCGAGGCCGCCGACCTGATCCTGTTCAACACCTGCTCGGTGCGCGAGAAGGCGCAGGAGAAGGTGTTCAGCGACCTGGGCCGGGTCAAGCACCTCAAGAAGAAGGGCGTGCTGATCGGCGTCGGCGGCTGCGTGGCCAGCCAGGAGGGCGACGAAATCATCCGGCGCGCGCCCTACGTGGACGTGGTGTTCGGCCCGCAGACCCTGCACCGCCTGCCCGAGTTGTTGTCGCAGCGCGAGCAGCAGCAGCGCCCGCAGGTCGACATCCGCTTTCCCGAAATCGAGAAGTTCGACCACCTGCCGCCGGCGCGCGTCGAGGGCGCCAGCGCCTTCGTCTCGATCATGGAGGGTTGCTCTAAATACTGTAGCTACTGCGTGGTTCCCTACACGCGCGGCGAGGAGTTTTCACGCCCCTTCGACGACGTGCTGACCGAAGTCGCCGGGCTGGCCGACCAGGGCGTGAAGGAAGTGACGCTGCTGGGCCAGAACGTGAACGCCTATCGCGGGCCGATGGGTGAGTCCGACGAAATCGCCGACTTTGCCCTGCTGATCGAGTACGTGGCCGAAATCCCCGGCATCGAGCGCATTCGCTACACCACCAGCCACCCCAACGAATTCACGCAGCGGCTGATCGACGTCTACGCCAAGGTGCCACAGCTGGTGAGCCACCTGCACCTGCCGGTGCAGCACGGCAGCGACCGCATCCTGATGGCGATGAAGCGCGGCTACACGGCGATGGAATACAAGAGCATCATCCGCAAGCTGCGCGCCGTGCGGCCGGGCATCAGCCTGAGCAGCGACTTCATCGTCGGCTTTCCGGGCGAGACGGAAGACGACTTCGGCAAGATGATGAAACTGATCGACGACGTCGGCTACGACGCCAGCTTCAGCTTCATCTTCAGCCCGCGCCCCGGCACGCCCGCCGCCAACCTGGCCGACGACACGCCGCACGACGTGAAGCTGAAGCGCCTGCAGCACCTGCAAGCCACCATCGAACAGAACGTGCGCGCCATCGGCGCCAGCCGCGTGGGCACCGTGCAGCGCATCCTGGTCGAAGGCCCGTCGCGCAAGAACCCGCAGGAGCTGATGGGCCGCACCGAATGCAACCGCATCGTCAACTTCGACGGCGGCCCCCACAGCACGCGCCTGGTCGGCCAGATGATCGACGTCACCATCACCGAGGCGCTGCCGCATTCGCTGCGCGGCGCGGTGGCGCAGCGCGCTGAGGCGGCGGCCTGACGGAGACCGTCATGGCCGGGTGACCGCCTTCTGCGCGGTCACCCCTGCCCACCTGGATGGGCGCGCGCCATCCTGGCCACGCTCGGGAAAACGCTGGCGTCCAGCAGCATGCGTCTTGTCGGAAAATGCCTGCAGCCCCCATCGCGAACAGGCAGCTTTGGCAAGTCGATCCATCACCTCCGGCCGCGCGGTCGCCTATCAGGACCTGCTCCTCAAGGTCACGCCACCGCGTGTGCCACGCAATTTGGTGCCGCGCGCGCGCCTGACGACGCAGGCCGATGCGCTGCGGGACGCGGCGATCCTGATGGTTCAGGCGCCCGCGGGGTTTGGCAAGACCTCCCTGCTGGCCCAGTGGCGCAAGGAAGTTCAGTCGATGGGCGTCGCCGTCGCCTGGTTATCTGCGCAGACGCGCGATGACCCGCATCGCCTGGTGCAGTGCGTGGCCTTGGCGGTGCGCGTGGCGTCGGGGCGTGCCTCCTTCGGGCAGGCGGCCATCGAATTTGACGGCGACGACCCGCTTGAACACGTGACCGTCTTCATGGCCGAACTGGCGCAGTCGGCCCTGGACGTGGTGCTGATCGTGGACGAAGCCGAAAAGCTGCCCGCGGCATCGCGCGACACGCTGCTCTATCTGCTGCGCCAGGCGCCATCCAACCTGCGCACCGTGATTGCCGCGCGGCCCGAATGGCGCATCGATCTGGACGACTTGATCGCCTACGGCCAATGCGTGGTGGTCGATCCGGCGCTGATGCGCTTCGATCTGGACGAAACGCTGCAACTGGTGCAGGCGCGGGCGGGCGCGCGGGTCGACCGCAGCATCGCCGCGCGGCTGCATGCCTTGACGGAGGGATGGGCGCTCGGGCTCCAGCTGGCGCTCAGCGTGGTGCTGCGCAGCGGCGATGCCGGCGCCGGGGTGACGGGCATGGCGCTGCTCGGCAGCGAAATGCAAGGCCAGCTTGTGGCCTTGCTGCTGGCCAACCTGGCCACGGAAGACCGCGATTTTCTGGTGCGCATCGCCATCCTCGATCACCTGCATCCCGACCTGTGCCGCGTGGTGACCGACGACGCCGACGCCTCTGACCGCCTGGCGCGGTTGAGCCTGGAAACACCGGTTTTCGTCAGCGCAGAGGGCGGCGTGTGGCGGCGCATGCACGCGGTGGTGCGCGACGCGCTGCGCGAGCACTTCGGCACCCTGCCCGCCGAGCAGCGCCAGCACGCCCATGCGCGTGCGGCGGGCTGGCTGGCCGACCAAGGCTTTCTGGATGCGGCCGCACGGCATGCGCTGGCAGCGGGCCAGCACCAGGTGGCCTACGACCTGGCGGAGCGCAGCCTTTATGAATCGCTGATGCAGCGGGGCCGGCAAGGCGCCGTGCTGACCTGGCTGGAAGACATGCCGGCAGACGAACTGGACCGGCGCCCGCGCCTGTTGTTGGCGGTGGCGTGGACGCTGGCCTCGAGCGAGCGCCATGCCGAGGCAGAGCGCTATGTCCAGCGCATTCTCGCCCTGCCCAACGTGGGCGACGCGGTGCGGCGCGAGTGTGCACTGATCCTCAGCGGGGCGGCCGTGTTTGCGGACGACATGGATCGCTTCATCGCCCTGCATGAGCCCTGGGCCGACGCCGTGCCGGTGAAAGACAGCCTGCTTGCCCGGGTTTACGCCAACCGCATGGGTTATCGCGCGCTGCTGGCAGGGCAGCCCGCGCAGGCGCGCCTGTTTCTGCAACAGACGCCGCCGGAAGGACGCGCCGACGGCTACGCCTACATTGGCCGCTGGAGCGAGTTGATCACCGGCCTGAGCTACATCTGGGAGGGCCAGGTGCAGCA
It includes:
- a CDS encoding LAGLIDADG family homing endonuclease, coding for MKRDSLPAAPQAADVQPISRDVLAEKYFKPGETSLEQLYGRVARALASVEKPELRAEWEQKFLSNLWAGAIGAGRIMSAAGTDIQATLINCFVQPVGDAIQGVDADGYPGIYEALRESAETMRRGGGVGYDFSRIRPKGADVKGTHSIASGPCSYMNVFDQSCSTVESAGARRGAQMGVLRIDHPDVIEFITAKRTPGRWNNFNVSVGVSDAFMKAVAEGADWELVHKAKPGQKVLDKGGYQRADGLWVYRKLPARELWDTIMKSTYDFAEPGILFLDQIGRDNNLNYCEKIEATNPCVTADTRLATQHGLVRIGDLYESGANLQVTVDGRSLAEPAPGMTTRPAKPAFMTSRDAEVFRVTTEDGYEIKATAWHDFYTARGKIKLSDLQVGDELWVQSGKGQFGQQGSEELGLLLGLITGDGHFTHRGKGQEAACINLWNEERVLAERVTGIVNGLIAGLSARPRQYRAAPVAVVERQHVFIRSVLLARALAALGFTRETKLRVPEVVWQGNEACVKGYLRALFQTDGTVNVSGNSQSCSIRLSSSYPALLKDVQVVLANLGIHARLRLRRRAQIKSMPDGKGGHSDYPCQAQYELIIDGQSRERFMQEVGFLLPHKTAKYQAWVADKVLYKTQRAVSRIAEIVAIGREAVFDTTQPDGNAVIFNGLVTGQCGEQPLPPYGCCDLGPIILTNFVQNPFGAGGEPAFDFERFEQVVATQVRALDNVLDVTFWPLEQQRAESAAKRRIGVGFTGLGNTLTMLKLRYDRAEGRDMATQIARRMRDAAYRASVELAKEKGAFPKFNADGYLAPGTFASRLPDDLQAAIRQHGIRNSHLLSIAPTGTVSLAFADNASNGIEPAFSWGYKRNKREADGSKSSYTVEDHAFRLYRSLIDSTVTPDDAGKLPEYFVNALEMTAQEHVAMMQAVQPFVDTSISKTVNIPEDYPYEDFKDLYRQAWTAGLKGLATYRPNSILGAVLETTPVKKDEPAPASSAPAPTPAVPYDPMRSVIEKRPAGGLPAVAEKIEYWTSDGQQRLYLIVTFLPVPTADGKGTVERAIEFFMPVGQSGESQQWITATMRMLSLAARGGFLDRALSDMRKVTWDRGPVRLGTYEKADGTHVPRWHDSEVAAIGYAIESLIARRALAAQGDLFDADELPVNEPAVDSAAAVAPGVMAGKKCPECGAHAMIRKDGCDYCTHCGFVGSCG
- a CDS encoding L-serine ammonia-lyase, whose translation is MTVSALDLFKIGIGPSSSHTVGPMRAGGAFVQAAAQAGLLSAAQRVQIRLYGSLAATGIGHGTDRAVIAGLMGMAPDSVDPDAMAQAVDAVQIDARLPLAGAHAVPFEWQRDLQFVPANLPWHPNALRLTLHGDAGVLAENTYYSVGGGFIVDEAQAAAGQAGGAPVAVEFGYESGEQLLALCRQHGLRVADLVRRNERAWRSDADTRTALLAIWQAMKACVARGLTQEGVLPGGLQVARRAPAMHRKLNARDARPNLITQTFAAMDWVNLYALAVNEENAAGGRVVTAPTNGAAGIVPAVLHYFMDFQRGAHDDDVVDFLLAATAIGVLLKRNASISGAEVGCQGEVGSACAMAAAGLAQVLGGTPEQVENAAEIGLEHNLGLTCDPIGGLVQVPCIERNAMAAVKAINAAQLALAGDGTHKVSLDAAIRTLRDTGHDMLDKYKETSRGGLAVAFTEC
- the miaB gene encoding tRNA (N6-isopentenyl adenosine(37)-C2)-methylthiotransferase MiaB, translating into MSRKVFIKTFGCQMNEYDSDKMADVLGAAQGYEPTDDPEAADLILFNTCSVREKAQEKVFSDLGRVKHLKKKGVLIGVGGCVASQEGDEIIRRAPYVDVVFGPQTLHRLPELLSQREQQQRPQVDIRFPEIEKFDHLPPARVEGASAFVSIMEGCSKYCSYCVVPYTRGEEFSRPFDDVLTEVAGLADQGVKEVTLLGQNVNAYRGPMGESDEIADFALLIEYVAEIPGIERIRYTTSHPNEFTQRLIDVYAKVPQLVSHLHLPVQHGSDRILMAMKRGYTAMEYKSIIRKLRAVRPGISLSSDFIVGFPGETEDDFGKMMKLIDDVGYDASFSFIFSPRPGTPAANLADDTPHDVKLKRLQHLQATIEQNVRAIGASRVGTVQRILVEGPSRKNPQELMGRTECNRIVNFDGGPHSTRLVGQMIDVTITEALPHSLRGAVAQRAEAAA
- a CDS encoding LuxR C-terminal-related transcriptional regulator, yielding MPRNLVPRARLTTQADALRDAAILMVQAPAGFGKTSLLAQWRKEVQSMGVAVAWLSAQTRDDPHRLVQCVALAVRVASGRASFGQAAIEFDGDDPLEHVTVFMAELAQSALDVVLIVDEAEKLPAASRDTLLYLLRQAPSNLRTVIAARPEWRIDLDDLIAYGQCVVVDPALMRFDLDETLQLVQARAGARVDRSIAARLHALTEGWALGLQLALSVVLRSGDAGAGVTGMALLGSEMQGQLVALLLANLATEDRDFLVRIAILDHLHPDLCRVVTDDADASDRLARLSLETPVFVSAEGGVWRRMHAVVRDALREHFGTLPAEQRQHAHARAAGWLADQGFLDAAARHALAAGQHQVAYDLAERSLYESLMQRGRQGAVLTWLEDMPADELDRRPRLLLAVAWTLASSERHAEAERYVQRILALPNVGDAVRRECALILSGAAVFADDMDRFIALHEPWADAVPVKDSLLARVYANRMGYRALLAGQPAQARLFLQQTPPEGRADGYAYIGRWSELITGLSYIWEGQVQQAAQVLKPALASIEAELGRRNRFSCMLAALLAATAWEGDRPAEAAALLADRLDILEHSGLPEALLLAYRTAARVALADGAEHRALELLGALDATAAARSLPRLRIASLLEQVRLHARAYRAQTCRDLCAQIDVLIQQETGIDGAPARGPVWHRSVQALRDQAQGYAAIAAKQWREALAPLARADEYAREVKLGRLHIELLGLRAFALARCGQDSEHLLREAFDLASTYGLRRVLTDAHPDLAAWMATLSDESTQQPVSLHAEAAPPRPAPVAVAQQGGVLTPKEREVLLLLARNLSNKEIGRAMDVGETTIKWHVKNLFFKLDAGTRKQVVQRARILGLIDSPA